A window of Nonomuraea angiospora genomic DNA:
TGGCCGCGCTGGTGCCCAAGGCTGAGATCGAGGGCGAGATGGGCGACAGCCACGTCGGCCTCCAGGCCCGCCTCATGTCTCAGGCCCTGCGCAAGGTCGCCGGCGCGCTCAACAGCACGGGCACCACCGCCATCTTCATCAACCAGCTCCGCGAGAAGATCGGCGTCATGTTCGGCAGCCCCGAGACCACGACGGGTGGTAAGGCGCTCAAGTTCTACGCCTCGGTCCGGATGGACATCCGCCGCATCGAGACCCTCAAGGACGGCACGGAGGCGGTCGGCAACCGCACCAGGATCAAGGTCGTGAAGAACAAGATGGCTCCGCCCTTCCGCGTGGCCGACTTCGACATCCTCTACGGCGTGGGCATCTCCCGCGAGGGCGGTCTCATCGACATGGGCGTGGAGCACGGCTTCGTCCGCAAGTCCGGCGCCTGGTACACGTACGAGGGCGACCAGCTCGGCCAGGGCAAGGAGAACGCCCGCAACTTCCTGAAGAACCACCCCGACATGGCCAACGAGATCGAGAAGAAGATCAAGGACAAGCTGGGCGTTGGCCCCCGCCTCGACGCCCCGGCCGAAGCCGCCGCGGCCCCTGCCCCGGCCGCCGCTCCTTCCGGCCGTGGCTCGAAGTCCACCCCGAAGCCGGGTGACGTCTGATCGTCCACCCCATGAGCGATCGTGCCCCCTCCCATGAGTGACCCGAACCGGCCACCGGCGCCCCAATCCGGGGGCGCCCGGCCCGTCCCTCCCCCCTCCCGGGGCCGCGACCTGGCCCGCTCGGCCGCGGACGGCTGGCCATCGGTTGACGAGTGGCGCGAGCACCGCACCCGCCAACGCGCCTCGGCCGAGACCGAGATCGCAGCCGACAAGGAAGGACACCCCGACAACCCCACCGCCAAGGGCGAACAGCCCGACGAGCACACCGCCACAAACGGACAGCTCGACAACTCCACCGCCACAGGCGGACAGCTCGGCGAGCAGCGTGCCATAACCGACGGGCCCGGCGCCGTGCATATCGCCACGGGCGAGCCGGACGATGTCCGTGCCGCCCCAGGCGAGCACCCCGACAACCTCATCACCGCAGACAGGCAGCACGATGGGCGTGCCGCCACAGATGGGCAGCCAGACGGGCGTGCCACCACAGACGGGCCCGGCGCTGTGCATGCCGCCACGGGCGAGCTGGACAATGCCCAGGCCGCCACGGGCGAGCCGGACGATGTCCGTGCCGCCATGGGTGGACAGGACGGCGTCCACACCGACGACCAGGTGACCACCGGCATCCGGAAGGCCACAGGCAACCTTTACCGGGAACGCACCGGCAGGCACCCCTTCTTCGGGGACGACACCGACGATCAGGACGGCCCCCGCATCACCACCGAGGCCCGAGCCCGACCAGACGACCAGTACGACTCCAGCGCAACCGCTGATACCCGAGCCCGACCAGACGACCAATACGACTCCAGCGCAACCGCCGACACCCAAATCGGGGCGAATGATCAGCGTGCATCCTGGCTCACTGCCGAGCGCCAGACCGTCGCAGACGATCAGTACGAATCGCGCGCCGACAACCAGGCCAGCCCAGACGCTGAGGCCGCCGGGCACCTCGACGACGGTGGCTCCCCTGACGCTGACCCGAGTCCTGCCGGCGCCGACCGGGGGAACCCGGACGGCGGATGGGCCACCGCCAAAAGGTGGCGCGCCACCGAGGAGGCCGCGCCTGCCGAGCCTGCCAACCGCGGAGACGGCGGGTGGCACTCCGAAGTGCTCGCGGGGAGCAGTTGGTTCGCGGCCGAACCGTCGGACGACGGTGAGACCGGTAGGAAACGATCGACCAGAGGGCGGCGATCCGGCCGCTCCAACGGACGGGCCGGGCGAAATGCCCGCGGGCGCGGTTGGCCATCCGAGGAATCGGATGCCGAAACCCGACAAGACAACGGGCCCTTCGCCGAAGCTGCCCAGCATGGCCACGACTTCGCCGGAGCGCCAAACGACGGCGGCGGTTTCGCCGGGTCCCGGTGGGATGACGGGAGCCCCGCCGGAGCGGCACGCGATGCCGCCGACGTCGCCGGACTCGAGCGTGAAAGCGAGGAGCGCGCCGGAGGCTCGCAGGACGGCAACAGCTTTGCTGGACCTAGGCAAGGTGGCGGAGGCTTTGCTGGATCTGGGCGAGGTGGTGGCGGCTTCGCCGGGGCTGCGCATGACGGTGACGACCCCGCCGGGGCTGCGCATGACGGTGACGACCCCGCCGGGCCCGCGCACAATGGTGGCGGCTTCGCTGGAAGTGCGCGAGGCCGTGACGGTTTTGCTGGGGCCTGGCCTGATGACGAGAGTCTTGGCGGAGCTGGTCGGAGGGGCGAGAGATCAGGCGGAGCTGGGCGGGATAGTGAGAGCTTTGACGGAGCTGGTCGGAGAGGTGGGAGCGGATCCCGGCGTAGGGGCGAGAGATCAGGCGGATCCGGGCGTAGAGCTGGGAGGTCTCGCGGATCCGGGCTGAGTGGTGAGGGCTTCGGCGGGGGCGGGCAGGACGCTGATCCGGAGTCGGTGGCGCGGGCTATTTGTCTTCGTTTGCTCACCATGGCGCCCAAGACGCGGGCCCAGCTTGCCGAGGCGCTCCGGAAACGTGACGTGCCCGACGAAGCCGCTGAAGCGGTCCTCAGCCGTTTCTCCGAGCTGGGGCTGATCAACGACGAGGCGTTCGCCGAGGCTTGGGTCGACTCCCGGCACCATGGCCGAGGGCTGGCCAAGCGTGCCTTGGCCGCTGAGCTACGTCATCGCGGTGTGGACACCGACACGGTCAAGGAGGCAGTCGAGCGGCTGGATCCCGACCAGGAGGCGGAGACGGCGCGGCGGCTGGTTGAGCGCAAGCTCGCCTCCACGCGGTCGCTCGACCCGCAGACCCGCACGCGGCGGCTGGCGGGCATGCTGGCACGCAAGGGATACTCCTCGGGGCTGGCTTACCGCGTCATCCGCGAGGCGCTTGATCAGGAGGGGATCGAGATGGACGAGGACTTCCCGTAGCATCTTCTGCTCCATGGCTCGCCCGGCTCCATGGCTTGCGTCTAGAGGCGAACAACGTTCTGGTGCGGGCGACGGGGCCCCTCCTTCCGCAAGGTACTTGGGCTCTTGCGCGCCCCGCGTTCTGGGGCTCGTTCGTTGTGCAGGCCCTGCTCGCTCCACGGCTGGCCCGTTTTGGGGCTCTCTCCCTTCCCTCTGCGGCTTGCCTCGGAGCTCCGCGGCACCGCAGCTCTTCCCACGCTTCCGTGGCTTGCCGCGTTCTGCGGCTTGCCCCGTTGTGTGGCTTGCCCGTGGGATGGCTTGGCGAGTTCTGGGGCTTGTCTTGTTTTGGGGGGCTCTGGGGTGGCGGCTTTTGGCCGATTGCTCGGGCTGTAGGTGCTCTTGCATCTGCATTTGCGAGTGCTACAGGGATTGCGGGTGCGCGTGCTCTTGCACTCGCGCATGCTCCCTTGTCCATGCGCGTCCCCTGTCTTGCCTGTAGGTGTCGGTGGAGATGCAGGCCCGTAAGACACGCTTGATGACGCGTTTGCTTGCTCGTGACCTGTTCGACGCATAACCTCGACGGCAGTGAGGAGTTACTCCGCGCAGCGCGGATTGCCATACCGGTGAACGACGGACGAACGAGGCTGGTTGATCTAGGCGGGCGAGGTGTCGGCTTTGCGAGTCGACGCCCGGTCAGCCTTGGCTGTATATCGATCCAGACGCCGACCGGGCTATTCGTGGCGCGCTTGTGACCCCTCCCGTTTGTGGCCGCGTTATGAGGTGTTGACGACGCGAGGAGGGCGGGGCGCACATGGGGCCGCTTGTCGTGGTGCTGATGGTGGCGGTGCTCGTGCTCGCGTTCGGGATGATCGTCGCGCTTCTCGTCGTCATAAGGCGCACCTCGAGCAGTCTGCCACGCGTGTCCAAGGCCAGTCCCGAGCAGCAGAAAGTCGTACACGAAGAGCTTGAGCAGGCGCGGGAGGAGGCGCAGGAGATCCGGCACAAGGCCGAGACCGACGCCCAGGAGATTCTGCGCAGGTCGGAGGCCGCGGCCGAGAGCGCCGCGCAGATGCGGCGGGAGGTCGAGGAGGAGAGCCG
This region includes:
- the recA gene encoding recombinase RecA, with the protein product MAINDREKALETALAQIERQFGKGSVMRLGDDARAPIEVIPTGSISLDVALGIGGLPRGRIVEIYGPESSGKTTIALHAVANAQRAGGIAAFIDAEHALDPEYAKKLGVDTDALLVSQPDTGEQALEIADMLIRSGAVDIIVIDSVAALVPKAEIEGEMGDSHVGLQARLMSQALRKVAGALNSTGTTAIFINQLREKIGVMFGSPETTTGGKALKFYASVRMDIRRIETLKDGTEAVGNRTRIKVVKNKMAPPFRVADFDILYGVGISREGGLIDMGVEHGFVRKSGAWYTYEGDQLGQGKENARNFLKNHPDMANEIEKKIKDKLGVGPRLDAPAEAAAAPAPAAAPSGRGSKSTPKPGDV
- the recX gene encoding recombination regulator RecX — translated: MGGQDGVHTDDQVTTGIRKATGNLYRERTGRHPFFGDDTDDQDGPRITTEARARPDDQYDSSATADTRARPDDQYDSSATADTQIGANDQRASWLTAERQTVADDQYESRADNQASPDAEAAGHLDDGGSPDADPSPAGADRGNPDGGWATAKRWRATEEAAPAEPANRGDGGWHSEVLAGSSWFAAEPSDDGETGRKRSTRGRRSGRSNGRAGRNARGRGWPSEESDAETRQDNGPFAEAAQHGHDFAGAPNDGGGFAGSRWDDGSPAGAARDAADVAGLERESEERAGGSQDGNSFAGPRQGGGGFAGSGRGGGGFAGAAHDGDDPAGAAHDGDDPAGPAHNGGGFAGSARGRDGFAGAWPDDESLGGAGRRGERSGGAGRDSESFDGAGRRGGSGSRRRGERSGGSGRRAGRSRGSGLSGEGFGGGGQDADPESVARAICLRLLTMAPKTRAQLAEALRKRDVPDEAAEAVLSRFSELGLINDEAFAEAWVDSRHHGRGLAKRALAAELRHRGVDTDTVKEAVERLDPDQEAETARRLVERKLASTRSLDPQTRTRRLAGMLARKGYSSGLAYRVIREALDQEGIEMDEDFP